From the Ferrigenium kumadai genome, one window contains:
- a CDS encoding DegT/DnrJ/EryC1/StrS family aminotransferase: MSEFLPFTKPYIDEAAIAAVGDVLRSGWITSGPKVAEFERQLSAYFGGRPVRTFNSGTCTMEIALRIAGIGAGDEVITTPISWVATSNVILEVGATPVFADIDPVTRNIDLDKVEAVITPRTKAIIPVDLSGLPVDRDRLYAIAAKHNLRVVEDAAQSIGSKWGGKRIGSFGDFVSFSFQANKNLTTTEGGCLVLNNDDEARLAEKYRLQGVTRSGFDGMEVDVLGGKYNMTDVAAAIGLSQLPQLDAITARRHALARHYFATFGADFEKKTGVQLPIRNFENTNWHMFQIVLPQGVVRADFMEKMKARNIGCGVHYPPIHLFKMYRERGFREGMFPIAESVGRHIVSLPMFPRMSEADVERVVAAVREILSPG, encoded by the coding sequence ATGTCTGAATTCCTGCCCTTCACCAAGCCCTATATCGACGAAGCCGCCATCGCTGCAGTGGGCGATGTGCTGCGTTCCGGCTGGATCACCAGCGGCCCCAAAGTCGCCGAGTTCGAGAGACAACTTTCCGCCTATTTCGGCGGGCGCCCGGTGCGCACCTTCAATTCCGGCACCTGCACCATGGAGATCGCCTTGCGCATTGCAGGCATCGGTGCCGGCGACGAGGTCATCACCACGCCCATCTCCTGGGTGGCGACCTCCAACGTCATCCTCGAAGTCGGCGCGACCCCAGTGTTCGCCGACATCGATCCGGTCACGCGCAACATCGATCTGGACAAGGTCGAGGCAGTCATCACGCCGCGCACCAAGGCCATCATCCCGGTCGATCTTTCCGGCCTGCCGGTGGATCGCGACCGGCTGTATGCCATCGCAGCCAAGCACAATCTGCGCGTGGTGGAAGACGCGGCACAATCGATCGGTTCGAAGTGGGGGGGCAAGCGCATCGGCAGTTTCGGCGATTTCGTTTCGTTCAGCTTCCAGGCCAACAAGAACCTCACCACGACCGAAGGCGGCTGCCTGGTGCTGAACAACGACGACGAAGCGCGCCTGGCGGAGAAGTATCGATTGCAAGGCGTGACACGCAGCGGCTTCGACGGCATGGAAGTGGACGTGCTGGGCGGCAAGTACAACATGACCGATGTGGCCGCCGCCATCGGCCTGAGCCAACTGCCGCAACTGGACGCCATCACCGCGCGCCGCCATGCGCTGGCCAGACATTACTTCGCGACCTTCGGTGCGGATTTTGAAAAGAAGACCGGGGTGCAACTGCCGATTCGGAATTTCGAGAATACCAACTGGCACATGTTCCAGATCGTGCTGCCGCAAGGCGTGGTGCGTGCCGATTTCATGGAAAAGATGAAAGCGCGCAATATCGGTTGCGGCGTGCACTACCCTCCTATCCACCTGTTCAAGATGTACCGCGAACGCGGCTTCAGGGAAGGTATGTTCCCCATCGCCGAAAGCGTAGGGCGGCACATCGTCAGTCTGCCGATGTTCCCCAGGATGAGTGAGGCGGATGTGGAACGCGTGGTTGCGGCGGTGAGGGAGATCCTGTCACCGGGTTGA
- a CDS encoding glycosyltransferase produces MSALQLSVVIPVYNEEQGLQALFDRLYPALDKLGIGYEVLFVNDGSRDRSAAILREQFQKRPEVTRVILFNGNFGQHMAIMAAFEHSRGQRVVTLDADLQNPPEDIGLLLAKMDEGHDYVGSIRRQRNDSAWRHIASRAMNGLRERITRIKMTDQGCMFRAYDRHIVDAVNSCKEVSTFIPALAYTFARNPAEVVVGHEERAAGESKYSLYSLIRLNFDLMTSFSLVPLQMFSMMGMLISVFSGLFFVFLAIRRLVIGPEAEGLFTLFALMFFLIGIALFGIGLLGEYIGRIYQQVRHRPRYLIEAVLEEQEKGKGRRVKSSQADVVAGEVNPFAVAEPKKRKAKAADETAHPSLFSDAQE; encoded by the coding sequence ATGAGCGCTCTCCAACTTTCAGTCGTCATTCCCGTCTATAACGAAGAGCAAGGTTTGCAGGCCTTGTTCGACCGTCTGTATCCGGCGCTGGACAAGCTCGGCATCGGCTACGAGGTACTGTTCGTCAACGACGGCAGCCGCGACCGTTCCGCCGCCATCCTGCGCGAGCAGTTCCAGAAGCGGCCCGAAGTGACGCGGGTGATCCTGTTCAACGGCAACTTCGGCCAGCACATGGCGATCATGGCTGCCTTCGAACATAGCCGCGGGCAGCGTGTGGTGACGCTGGACGCCGACCTGCAGAATCCGCCGGAGGATATCGGCCTGTTGCTGGCGAAGATGGACGAGGGCCACGATTACGTCGGTTCGATCCGCCGCCAGCGCAACGACAGTGCCTGGCGACACATCGCTTCGCGCGCCATGAACGGCTTGCGCGAGCGCATCACCCGTATCAAGATGACCGACCAGGGGTGCATGTTCCGCGCGTACGACCGCCATATCGTCGATGCGGTCAATAGTTGCAAGGAAGTGAGCACTTTCATCCCAGCACTGGCTTATACCTTCGCGCGCAATCCCGCCGAGGTGGTGGTGGGGCACGAGGAGCGCGCGGCAGGCGAATCCAAGTATTCGCTCTACAGCCTGATCCGTCTCAACTTCGACCTGATGACCAGTTTCTCGCTGGTGCCGTTGCAGATGTTCTCCATGATGGGGATGCTGATCTCGGTATTCTCCGGCCTGTTCTTCGTGTTCCTGGCGATACGCCGCTTGGTGATCGGCCCTGAAGCGGAAGGCCTGTTCACCCTGTTCGCATTGATGTTCTTCCTGATCGGCATCGCTCTGTTCGGCATCGGTTTGCTGGGTGAATACATCGGACGAATTTACCAGCAGGTGCGCCACCGGCCGCGCTACCTGATTGAGGCAGTTCTGGAGGAGCAGGAGAAGGGCAAGGGCAGGCGAGTGAAGAGTTCGCAGGCTGACGTAGTTGCGGGAGAGGTCAATCCCTTCGCCGTTGCCGAACCGAAAAAGAGAAAAGCCAAGGCCGCCGACGAAACAGCGCATCCATCTTTGTTCTCGGACGCGCAGGAATGA
- a CDS encoding Csu type fimbrial protein, translating into MRLHRILSKSLLGLSIALAAIAPASAQLQTSFLVTASIAGTCSAATATELAFGNYDGGQNDRTSTITVTCSTGTSYEIGLNDGANYNAPNRRMKHGAADYLNYELYSDAGRTTRWGNDDSGDVHMISDGTAQNIDVYGRMPAGQNGPIGSYADTITVTVTLSN; encoded by the coding sequence ATGAGGTTACACCGGATTCTTTCCAAATCGCTCCTCGGCCTTTCCATCGCGCTGGCTGCAATAGCGCCGGCATCGGCCCAGTTGCAGACCTCCTTCCTGGTCACTGCAAGCATCGCAGGCACCTGCAGCGCAGCGACCGCAACCGAACTGGCATTCGGCAACTATGACGGCGGCCAGAATGACCGGACGTCCACCATCACTGTCACTTGCAGCACCGGCACCAGTTACGAGATCGGACTGAACGACGGCGCAAATTACAACGCCCCCAATCGCCGCATGAAACACGGTGCCGCCGATTACCTGAACTATGAACTTTACAGCGACGCCGGCAGAACGACCCGCTGGGGCAATGACGACAGCGGCGACGTACACATGATCAGCGACGGCACTGCACAGAACATCGACGTATATGGCCGCATGCCGGCCGGCCAGAATGGTCCGATCGGCAGCTATGCCGACACGATCACCGTGACTGTGACATTGAGCAACTAA
- a CDS encoding c-type cytochrome, which yields MTSMLVAGVVYAGGAMAADADGGALLKKNNCLACHAIDKKVVGPSYKDVAAKYRGQADAEAQLIAKVTKGGKGAWGSMPMPPQTAKADEVKTMVQYILSQK from the coding sequence ATGACTTCTATGTTGGTGGCCGGTGTTGTTTACGCAGGCGGAGCCATGGCTGCGGATGCGGACGGTGGCGCACTGCTGAAGAAGAACAACTGCCTGGCCTGCCATGCAATCGACAAGAAAGTGGTCGGCCCTTCTTACAAGGATGTGGCTGCCAAGTATCGCGGCCAAGCCGATGCAGAAGCCCAGTTGATCGCCAAGGTAACCAAGGGCGGCAAGGGCGCATGGGGCAGCATGCCGATGCCTCCGCAGACAGCCAAAGCGGACGAAGTCAAGACGATGGTTCAATACATCCTGTCGCAGAAGTAA
- a CDS encoding fimbrial biogenesis chaperone, which yields MKRLLRYKSLIAVIVCLLGLPSPARSTSLSVTPVGAVLDARHRSIALTLQNESNEVKVIQTELVRWTQQDGNNVYAPSSDLLINPPMFTLKPGKRQVIRIGLKRKTDLKAELAYRLRLTEVPPPPKEGFTGLRIALRLDLPVYVQPKETEKNQLNWKASRNDNGEVLLTLHNMSNHHIQVKDIKMSEAAGGCQLADWQPHSFVLLAGQSRQIKLKPDIEWNGRQLEFTAHINDGMVAAKVELEPTGQDQVAP from the coding sequence ATGAAACGACTATTGCGTTATAAGAGCCTGATCGCCGTCATCGTCTGCCTGTTGGGCCTGCCCAGCCCTGCCCGATCCACCAGCCTCAGTGTCACCCCTGTTGGAGCGGTGCTGGACGCCCGCCACCGCTCGATCGCGCTCACCCTTCAAAACGAAAGCAATGAGGTGAAGGTCATTCAAACGGAGCTGGTACGCTGGACCCAGCAGGATGGCAACAACGTATATGCGCCCAGCAGTGACCTGCTTATCAACCCACCCATGTTCACGCTCAAGCCCGGAAAACGACAGGTGATCCGCATAGGCCTGAAACGGAAGACAGATCTGAAGGCCGAACTGGCTTACCGACTGCGGCTGACCGAAGTCCCGCCCCCCCCCAAGGAAGGATTCACCGGCCTGCGCATCGCCCTGCGCCTTGACCTGCCGGTCTATGTGCAGCCGAAAGAAACCGAGAAGAACCAGTTGAACTGGAAAGCCAGCCGCAACGACAACGGTGAAGTGCTGCTCACCCTCCACAACATGAGCAACCACCACATCCAGGTAAAAGACATCAAAATGAGCGAAGCTGCAGGGGGCTGCCAGCTGGCGGATTGGCAGCCCCACAGTTTCGTGCTGCTGGCTGGGCAGTCGCGCCAGATCAAGCTGAAGCCCGACATCGAATGGAATGGCCGGCAACTCGAATTCACTGCGCACATCAACGATGGAATGGTTGCCGCCAAAGTCGAATTGGAACCGACCGGACAAGACCAAGTTGCGCCATAG
- a CDS encoding glycosyltransferase family 39 protein, which produces MDRISSKQVWWLVIAIAVIWFANLEYRTLIKPDEGRYAEIPREMVVSGDWVTPRLNELKYFEKPPLQYWATASAYTLFGEHQWTTRLWTGLTGFAGILLVWFAGLRLFGREAAGYAALLLSSSLLYVLMGHINTLDMGVTFFITLGIAGLLLGQAQADVRKQRNWMMLAWAGMALAVLSKGLMGIILPGTALFIYCLVQRDFGVLKRMHWLPGLAVFAVITVPWFVLVMKANPEFFERFFIYEHYTRFTTKDLGRYQPWYFFIPILLAGALPWTVLMFDSVWRTVRNSKLPEQMFNSQRFLLVWAVFVYVFFSISGSKLPSYLLPMFPVLALLMGKRIAEMRERVLFWQVMPALLVPLALLALALNVGKLADTPNQAELYPHYAPWLVTAAMVSLAGLVGGLLLLWRGKKVIAVPVLALSALVAAQIALSGYETVARERSAKHIAEAIRAEVKPDVPFYSVLTYEQTLPFYIKHTFTLVQYQDEMAYGIKQEPQRYIPTLEEFAKAWAAQPAALAIMPAYVYPQIQQLGIPMQIIFEDTQHIVVKKP; this is translated from the coding sequence ATGGATCGTATTTCAAGCAAGCAAGTCTGGTGGCTGGTCATCGCCATCGCAGTGATCTGGTTCGCCAACCTCGAATACCGCACGCTGATCAAGCCGGACGAAGGGCGCTATGCCGAGATTCCGCGCGAGATGGTGGTGAGCGGCGACTGGGTGACCCCGCGCCTCAACGAACTCAAGTATTTCGAGAAGCCGCCCCTGCAATACTGGGCGACGGCCTCGGCCTATACCCTGTTCGGCGAACACCAGTGGACCACGCGGTTGTGGACAGGTCTGACCGGTTTCGCCGGCATCCTGCTGGTGTGGTTCGCCGGGCTGCGCCTGTTCGGGCGCGAGGCGGCGGGTTATGCCGCGCTGCTATTGTCCAGCAGCCTGCTGTATGTGCTGATGGGGCACATCAATACGCTGGATATGGGCGTGACGTTCTTCATTACGCTGGGTATTGCCGGCCTGCTGCTGGGCCAGGCGCAGGCCGACGTGAGGAAGCAGCGCAACTGGATGATGCTGGCTTGGGCGGGCATGGCACTGGCGGTGCTGAGCAAGGGGCTGATGGGTATCATCCTGCCGGGTACAGCCTTGTTCATCTATTGCCTGGTGCAGCGCGATTTCGGCGTATTGAAACGCATGCACTGGCTACCGGGACTTGCGGTGTTCGCGGTGATCACCGTGCCTTGGTTCGTGCTGGTGATGAAGGCCAATCCGGAATTCTTCGAGCGATTTTTCATCTATGAACACTACACGCGCTTCACCACCAAGGATCTGGGGCGCTACCAGCCCTGGTATTTCTTTATTCCTATCCTGCTGGCGGGCGCGCTACCCTGGACAGTGCTGATGTTCGACAGCGTGTGGCGTACCGTCCGCAACAGCAAGCTGCCCGAGCAGATGTTCAACAGCCAGCGCTTCCTGTTGGTCTGGGCGGTGTTCGTCTACGTCTTCTTCTCCATCTCCGGTTCCAAGCTGCCGTCCTACCTGCTGCCGATGTTCCCGGTGCTGGCGTTGCTGATGGGCAAGCGCATCGCCGAGATGCGCGAGCGCGTGCTGTTCTGGCAGGTGATGCCGGCGTTGCTGGTTCCGCTGGCGCTGCTGGCACTGGCGCTGAATGTGGGCAAGCTGGCCGATACTCCGAACCAGGCCGAGTTGTATCCGCATTACGCGCCCTGGCTGGTGACAGCCGCGATGGTGTCGCTGGCCGGTCTGGTGGGGGGGCTGCTGTTGCTCTGGCGCGGGAAAAAAGTCATTGCGGTGCCGGTGCTGGCCTTGAGTGCGCTGGTGGCTGCGCAGATCGCCCTGTCCGGTTATGAAACCGTGGCACGCGAGCGTTCCGCCAAGCATATCGCCGAGGCGATCCGCGCCGAGGTGAAGCCTGACGTCCCATTCTATTCGGTGCTGACCTACGAGCAGACGCTTCCGTTCTATATCAAGCATACGTTCACGCTGGTGCAGTACCAGGATGAGATGGCCTACGGCATCAAGCAGGAACCGCAGCGCTACATTCCTACTCTGGAGGAGTTCGCCAAGGCGTGGGCGGCGCAGCCTGCTGCGCTGGCGATCATGCCGGCGTATGTCTATCCGCAAATCCAGCAACTGGGCATACCCATGCAGATCATTTTTGAAGATACACAACACATTGTGGTGAAGAAGCCATGA
- a CDS encoding SMR family transporter, whose translation MNLVSFGLIFTGVMLNAAAQILMKAGTNVIGHFEFSAENILPIGWKLATEWHIVTALFCYGISVVVWILALSRVPVSIAFPMLSMAYVVNAIAAWYLLGEAFNPTKLVGMGVIILGVIIISRA comes from the coding sequence ATGAACCTTGTCAGCTTCGGTTTGATCTTCACAGGCGTGATGCTCAACGCTGCCGCGCAGATCCTGATGAAGGCAGGGACCAATGTCATCGGTCATTTCGAGTTCAGTGCCGAGAATATCCTGCCCATCGGCTGGAAGCTGGCGACCGAGTGGCACATCGTCACCGCCCTGTTCTGTTATGGCATCAGCGTAGTGGTGTGGATACTCGCGCTGTCGCGCGTGCCGGTCAGCATCGCTTTCCCGATGCTGTCTATGGCCTACGTGGTCAATGCAATTGCGGCCTGGTACCTGTTGGGTGAAGCATTCAACCCGACCAAGCTGGTCGGCATGGGGGTCATCATCCTCGGCGTTATCATCATTTCGAGAGCTTGA
- a CDS encoding formyltransferase, giving the protein MSRAVVFAYHNVGYRCLNVLLAHGVDVALVVTHRDNPNENIWFDSVQKLAELHGIPVITPDNPNVPEVVGQIAALQPDFFFSFYYREMLKAPLLAIPKQGALNMHGSLLPKYRGRVPVNWAIIRGETETGATLHYMTEKPDNGDIVAQQAVPILPDDTAHEVFQKVTVAAEIALNDVLPALLTGKAQAVKQDLSKGAYFGGRRPEDGVIDWSQSAQQIHNLVRAVAPPYPGATTKLLGKPMRILQTLVTKCTAAGEEQPAFYVKEGKAYAICGSGVLRVVRFELDGVEMSAVEFAAEHGNARFEFNC; this is encoded by the coding sequence ATGAGCCGAGCGGTTGTATTCGCCTACCATAACGTAGGATACCGTTGCTTGAATGTGCTGCTGGCGCACGGCGTGGACGTGGCGCTGGTGGTGACGCACCGCGACAATCCTAATGAGAACATCTGGTTCGATAGCGTGCAGAAACTGGCCGAGTTGCACGGCATTCCGGTGATCACGCCGGACAATCCGAACGTGCCGGAAGTGGTGGGGCAGATTGCTGCACTGCAACCTGATTTCTTCTTCTCCTTCTACTACCGCGAGATGCTGAAAGCGCCGCTGCTGGCGATTCCCAAGCAGGGCGCGCTGAACATGCACGGTTCGCTGCTGCCGAAATATCGCGGGCGTGTACCGGTGAATTGGGCGATAATCCGCGGCGAGACGGAAACGGGCGCAACGCTGCATTACATGACCGAGAAGCCGGACAACGGCGACATCGTGGCGCAACAGGCCGTGCCCATCCTTCCCGACGATACTGCGCATGAGGTGTTCCAGAAGGTGACGGTGGCGGCAGAGATCGCGTTGAACGATGTGCTGCCCGCATTGCTGACGGGCAAGGCTCAAGCAGTGAAACAGGATTTGAGCAAGGGCGCCTACTTCGGTGGCCGTAGGCCGGAGGATGGCGTCATCGACTGGTCGCAGTCCGCGCAGCAGATACACAACCTGGTGCGCGCGGTGGCGCCCCCCTATCCGGGAGCGACGACTAAACTGTTGGGCAAACCCATGCGCATTCTGCAGACGCTGGTGACGAAATGCACGGCAGCGGGCGAGGAACAGCCCGCCTTTTATGTGAAGGAAGGCAAGGCGTACGCGATCTGCGGTAGCGGTGTGTTGCGCGTGGTGCGCTTCGAGCTGGATGGTGTCGAGATGAGCGCGGTGGAGTTCGCCGCAGAGCATGGCAACGCAAGATTTGAATTTAATTGTTAA
- a CDS encoding fimbrial biogenesis chaperone, with protein MFSVSSVSRLVATALLLLMVTAAAQAASLSISPLVVMLDEKKHSAALTLKNEGSEAKVIQTELLRWTQENGENVHTPSRDILVNPPIAKLQPGQTQVIRIGLNRKADNAQELAYRLYISEVPPPPKEGFTGLRIALRLGLAVFVNPRAKPVDRLEWKAARSPEGMLQLTLLNGGNRHMRLTSLKVRDTGGDRQLAEWKEGPFTLLAGQARQVILALPADWQGQQLGLVAGTDEGLTETRVGLEQPAR; from the coding sequence ATGTTCTCAGTCTCATCCGTTTCGCGCTTGGTAGCCACCGCCCTACTGTTGCTGATGGTCACCGCCGCAGCACAGGCCGCGTCGCTGTCCATCAGCCCGCTGGTCGTCATGCTGGATGAGAAAAAGCATTCCGCCGCGCTGACGCTCAAAAATGAAGGCAGCGAAGCAAAAGTCATCCAGACGGAGCTGCTGCGCTGGACTCAGGAGAATGGCGAGAACGTCCACACTCCCAGTCGAGACATCCTGGTCAATCCCCCTATCGCCAAGCTTCAACCCGGCCAGACGCAGGTCATTCGCATCGGGTTGAACCGCAAGGCGGACAATGCACAGGAGTTAGCCTATCGGCTCTATATCAGCGAAGTCCCTCCGCCGCCCAAGGAGGGTTTCACCGGCTTGCGCATCGCGCTGCGTCTGGGACTCGCCGTGTTTGTTAACCCCAGGGCCAAGCCGGTTGACAGGCTGGAGTGGAAGGCCGCGCGCAGCCCGGAAGGGATGCTGCAATTGACGTTGCTCAATGGCGGAAACCGACACATGCGCCTGACCAGCCTCAAAGTACGCGACACAGGCGGTGACCGGCAGTTGGCGGAATGGAAGGAAGGGCCGTTCACGCTGCTCGCCGGGCAGGCACGCCAAGTCATCCTGGCCCTGCCAGCCGACTGGCAGGGCCAACAACTTGGCTTGGTCGCCGGCACCGATGAGGGCCTGACAGAGACCAGAGTTGGACTGGAGCAACCCGCTCGCTAG
- a CDS encoding bifunctional UDP-4-keto-pentose/UDP-xylose synthase, producing the protein MKKVLILGVNGFIGHHLSNRILATTDWEVYGMDMSTDRISDLIGKPRFHFFEGDITINKEWVEYHVKKCDVILPLVAIATPSTYVKQPLRVFELDFEANLPIVRAAVKYNKHLVFPSTSEVYGMCHDEEFDPDNSELICGPINKPRWIYSNSKQLMDRVIWGYGMQDNLNFTLFRPFNWIGAGLDSINTPKEGSSRVVTQFLGHIIRGENISLVDGGHQKRAFTYIDDGIDALMKIIENKNGVATGKIYNIGNPTNNYAIRDLADMMLKLANEYAEYKDSAKKVKIVETTSAAYYGKGYQDVQNRVPKITNTCEELGWKPTTTMADTLRKIFDAYRNQIAEARGLVD; encoded by the coding sequence ATGAAAAAGGTATTGATCCTCGGCGTGAACGGCTTCATCGGTCACCATCTGTCCAACCGCATCTTGGCCACCACCGACTGGGAAGTCTATGGCATGGACATGAGCACCGACCGCATCTCCGACCTGATCGGCAAGCCGCGTTTCCATTTCTTCGAGGGCGATATCACCATCAATAAAGAGTGGGTCGAATACCACGTCAAGAAGTGTGACGTGATCCTGCCGCTGGTGGCGATCGCCACGCCGTCCACTTACGTGAAGCAACCGCTGCGCGTGTTCGAGCTGGACTTCGAAGCCAACCTGCCCATCGTGCGTGCTGCCGTGAAGTACAACAAACATCTGGTGTTCCCGTCGACTTCCGAAGTCTACGGCATGTGCCACGATGAAGAATTCGACCCGGACAATTCCGAACTGATCTGCGGCCCGATCAACAAGCCGCGCTGGATCTACTCCAACTCCAAGCAGCTGATGGACCGCGTGATCTGGGGCTACGGCATGCAGGATAACCTGAACTTCACCCTGTTCCGTCCATTCAACTGGATCGGTGCCGGCCTGGATTCCATCAATACGCCGAAGGAAGGCAGCTCGCGCGTGGTGACCCAGTTCCTCGGCCACATCATCCGAGGCGAGAACATCAGCCTGGTCGACGGCGGCCACCAGAAACGCGCCTTCACCTACATCGACGACGGCATCGACGCGCTGATGAAGATCATCGAGAACAAGAACGGCGTGGCCACCGGCAAGATCTACAACATCGGCAATCCGACCAACAACTACGCCATCCGCGACCTGGCCGACATGATGCTGAAGCTGGCGAACGAGTACGCCGAGTACAAGGATTCCGCCAAGAAGGTGAAGATCGTCGAAACGACTTCCGCCGCTTACTACGGCAAGGGCTATCAGGACGTGCAGAACCGCGTGCCGAAGATCACCAACACCTGCGAAGAACTGGGCTGGAAACCGACCACCACCATGGCCGACACACTGCGCAAGATTTTCGACGCCTACCGCAACCAGATCGCCGAGGCGCGCGGCCTGGTGGATTAA
- a CDS encoding prephenate dehydrogenase: MAQSFKKIVIFGVGLIGGSFALALRKAHAVSEVVGFGRSAATLEQARQLGIIDRIGEDVACEVADADLVLLATPVGQMAELMARISPHLGAHTLVTDGGSTKGDVVAAARANMGGRISQFVPAHPIAGAEKSGAAAAMADLYVGKKVVLTPLPENSNESVARVRLAWEACDAVVSELTAEQHDAVFAAVSHLPHLLSFALVHDLAQRDDRDLLLSFAASGFRDFTRIAASSPEMWRDISLANREALLRELQAYIGELTMMSSALEAGDAARLEQIFRTARELRAGWAERQGQ; the protein is encoded by the coding sequence GTGGCGCAATCGTTCAAAAAAATAGTGATCTTCGGCGTCGGCCTGATCGGCGGATCGTTTGCACTTGCCTTGCGCAAGGCGCATGCGGTGTCCGAGGTGGTCGGCTTCGGGCGCAGCGCAGCGACGCTTGAACAGGCCAGACAGCTTGGCATCATCGATCGTATCGGCGAGGATGTGGCGTGCGAAGTGGCGGATGCCGACCTGGTGCTGCTCGCCACCCCGGTCGGGCAGATGGCAGAACTGATGGCACGCATCTCGCCGCATCTCGGCGCACATACGCTGGTCACTGACGGCGGCAGCACCAAGGGCGACGTGGTCGCTGCGGCTCGCGCAAACATGGGCGGCAGGATCTCGCAGTTCGTTCCTGCGCATCCCATTGCGGGGGCGGAGAAGAGCGGTGCGGCTGCGGCGATGGCTGATCTTTATGTCGGCAAGAAAGTGGTGCTGACCCCGCTGCCGGAAAATTCGAATGAGTCCGTGGCGCGCGTGCGCCTAGCCTGGGAAGCGTGCGACGCGGTAGTGAGCGAACTGACCGCCGAGCAGCACGATGCCGTGTTTGCGGCCGTCAGTCATTTGCCGCATCTGCTGTCGTTCGCGCTGGTGCATGACCTGGCGCAACGCGATGACCGCGATCTGCTGCTTTCCTTTGCCGCCAGCGGCTTCCGCGATTTCACCCGCATCGCCGCGAGTTCCCCTGAGATGTGGCGCGACATCAGCCTTGCCAACCGAGAGGCGCTATTGCGTGAATTGCAGGCCTACATCGGCGAATTGACCATGATGAGCAGCGCGCTGGAAGCGGGCGACGCGGCACGACTCGAACAGATTTTCCGTACTGCGCGCGAATTGCGCGCGGGATGGGCAGAACGACAAGGACAATGA
- a CDS encoding Csu type fimbrial protein, with protein sequence MKKPLIRLTALALIFSLTGAPAYAVTETATFNVTATVPTSCSVTAGNNLDFGNYTGTADVDGATHIHVTCTNGGSYTVGLDYGAHPTGTQRKLDSDTTAGNFLNYELYSDAGRTTPWGNDASSWVAGTGTGSEQTLDVYGRIPTGQTPPIAGTYHDVITVTVTF encoded by the coding sequence ATGAAGAAGCCGCTCATTCGTTTGACCGCACTCGCCCTGATCTTCAGTTTGACCGGCGCACCAGCATACGCTGTCACCGAAACCGCCACCTTCAATGTCACCGCAACCGTCCCGACCAGCTGCTCCGTAACAGCTGGAAACAATCTGGATTTTGGCAACTATACCGGCACCGCCGATGTAGACGGAGCGACCCACATCCACGTCACCTGCACCAATGGCGGCAGTTACACCGTAGGTCTCGACTATGGTGCGCATCCCACCGGAACGCAACGCAAACTGGATAGCGACACGACAGCAGGCAATTTTTTGAACTATGAGCTTTACAGCGACGCGGGCCGAACAACCCCTTGGGGAAATGACGCCAGCTCCTGGGTGGCAGGCACCGGCACCGGCTCGGAGCAAACACTGGACGTTTATGGCCGAATCCCCACCGGCCAGACTCCCCCCATTGCCGGCACTTACCATGACGTCATAACAGTTACGGTCACGTTTTGA